In the genome of Hymenobacter cellulosivorans, one region contains:
- a CDS encoding 3-hydroxyacyl-CoA dehydrogenase/enoyl-CoA hydratase family protein, protein MNRIIKKVAVLGSGVMGSRIALHFANIGVQVLLLDIAPKELTPDEEKKGLKLDAAAVKNRIVNASLDAAVKSNPSPLYRKADVSRIKTGNFDDNLKDIATCDWTIEVVVERLDIKKSLFERIEQFRKPGTLITSNTSGIPIHLMAEGRSDDFRKHFAGTHFFNPPRYLKLLEIIPTPETDQSVVDFLMHYGDLYLGKTTVLAKDTPGFIANRVGVFAMLDVMQTMQRLGLTVEEVDKLTGPVIGHAKSATLRTSDVVGLDTTINVTNGLAQGLPNDEAKDVFVLPDFVKKMGENKWLGDKTGQGFYKKVKGAGGKSEIHALDLNTLEYKPSQKVKFASLEATKAIDKVADRFKVLVAGKDKAADFYRQSFGSLFAYVSNRIPEITDQLYKIDDALRAGFGWELGPFETWDALGVQKGLELAQAHGKNVAPWIEEMLAAGNSTFYKVNEQGVKQFYDLESKSYQTIPGVENFVILDNLRATGKVIWKNAGASVLDLGDGIVNVEFHSKMNTLGSDVIQGLMKGVDIAEKGFRGMVVGNDAPNFSAGANLGLVYMYALDQEYDEINMMIAQFQNAMMRMRYSSIPVVGTPHGLALGGGCELNLHADKVVAAAETYMGLVEFGVGLIPAGGGTKEMTLRTAAKYEEGEPEFNLLRNAFVTISTAKVSTSAAEAFDLGFLRRGDEVVVNNNRLIATAKAEAIAMAEAGYTQPVQKTDIKVHGKGALAMFLTGVHAMRVGNYISDHDVKIANKLAYVMTGGDLSSPANVSEQYLLDLEREAFLSLTGERKTLERIQSILTTGKPLRN, encoded by the coding sequence ATGAATCGTATTATCAAAAAAGTAGCCGTATTGGGCTCCGGTGTGATGGGCTCGCGCATTGCGCTGCACTTCGCCAACATCGGCGTGCAGGTGTTATTGCTCGATATTGCTCCCAAGGAGCTGACTCCCGACGAGGAAAAGAAGGGCCTCAAGCTCGACGCGGCGGCGGTGAAAAACCGCATCGTAAACGCCTCGCTCGACGCGGCCGTGAAGTCGAACCCCTCGCCGCTCTACCGCAAGGCCGACGTGTCGCGCATCAAAACGGGCAACTTCGACGACAACCTGAAGGACATTGCCACCTGCGACTGGACCATTGAGGTCGTCGTAGAGCGTCTCGACATCAAGAAGAGCCTGTTTGAGCGCATCGAGCAGTTCCGCAAGCCCGGCACCCTGATTACGTCGAACACTTCGGGTATTCCGATTCATTTGATGGCTGAAGGCCGCTCGGATGATTTCCGCAAGCACTTCGCCGGCACTCACTTCTTCAACCCGCCCCGCTACCTGAAGCTGCTCGAAATCATCCCGACGCCGGAAACGGACCAGTCGGTGGTGGATTTCCTGATGCACTACGGCGACCTGTACCTGGGCAAAACCACCGTACTGGCCAAGGACACGCCCGGCTTTATTGCCAACCGCGTGGGCGTTTTCGCCATGCTCGACGTAATGCAGACCATGCAGCGCCTGGGCCTGACGGTGGAAGAAGTCGATAAGCTGACCGGCCCGGTTATCGGCCACGCTAAGTCGGCTACCCTGCGTACTTCCGACGTGGTTGGTCTGGACACGACCATCAACGTAACCAATGGCCTAGCCCAGGGCCTGCCCAACGACGAAGCCAAGGACGTATTCGTGCTGCCCGACTTCGTCAAGAAAATGGGTGAGAACAAGTGGCTGGGCGACAAAACCGGCCAGGGCTTCTACAAGAAAGTGAAGGGCGCGGGCGGTAAGTCCGAAATCCACGCCCTGGATTTGAATACGCTGGAGTACAAGCCCAGCCAGAAGGTGAAATTTGCTTCCCTGGAAGCTACTAAGGCCATTGACAAGGTAGCGGACCGGTTCAAGGTGCTGGTAGCCGGCAAAGACAAAGCTGCCGACTTCTACCGCCAGAGCTTCGGCAGCCTGTTTGCCTACGTTTCGAACCGGATTCCGGAAATCACCGACCAACTCTACAAGATTGACGACGCCCTGCGCGCCGGCTTCGGCTGGGAACTGGGTCCGTTCGAAACCTGGGACGCCCTGGGCGTGCAGAAAGGCCTGGAGCTGGCTCAGGCCCACGGCAAAAACGTAGCTCCCTGGATTGAGGAAATGCTGGCCGCTGGCAATTCGACCTTCTACAAGGTGAATGAGCAGGGTGTTAAGCAGTTCTACGACCTGGAGTCGAAGTCTTACCAGACCATTCCGGGCGTGGAGAACTTCGTTATCCTCGACAACCTGCGCGCCACGGGCAAAGTCATCTGGAAAAACGCCGGGGCTTCGGTCCTCGACCTCGGCGACGGTATTGTAAACGTGGAGTTCCACTCCAAGATGAACACCCTGGGCTCCGACGTCATTCAGGGCCTGATGAAGGGCGTGGACATTGCCGAGAAGGGCTTCCGCGGCATGGTCGTCGGCAACGACGCGCCCAACTTCTCAGCCGGCGCCAACCTGGGTCTGGTGTACATGTACGCCCTCGACCAGGAGTACGACGAGATTAACATGATGATTGCCCAGTTCCAGAATGCTATGATGCGCATGCGCTACAGCAGCATTCCGGTGGTGGGCACGCCCCACGGCCTGGCCTTGGGCGGTGGCTGCGAGCTGAACCTGCACGCCGATAAGGTGGTAGCGGCCGCCGAAACCTACATGGGACTGGTAGAATTCGGCGTGGGTCTGATTCCGGCCGGGGGTGGTACCAAGGAAATGACCTTGCGCACGGCCGCTAAGTATGAGGAAGGGGAGCCCGAGTTCAACCTGCTCCGCAACGCCTTCGTGACCATTAGCACCGCCAAGGTGTCGACTTCGGCCGCCGAGGCCTTCGACCTGGGCTTCCTGCGCCGCGGCGACGAAGTGGTAGTCAACAACAACCGCCTCATTGCCACCGCTAAGGCTGAAGCCATTGCCATGGCCGAGGCCGGCTACACTCAGCCCGTGCAGAAAACCGACATCAAGGTGCACGGCAAAGGGGCCCTGGCCATGTTCCTGACCGGGGTGCACGCTATGCGGGTAGGCAACTACATTTCCGACCACGATGTTAAGATTGCCAACAAGCTGGCTTACGTCATGACTGGTGGGGATTTGTCGTCGCCGGCCAACGTGAGCGAGCAGTACCTGCTGGATCTGGAGCGCGAAGCCTTCCTGAGCCTGACCGGCGAGCGGAAAACCCTGGAGCGTATCCAGAGCATCCTGACCACCGGCAAACCGCTGCGCAATTAG
- a CDS encoding single-stranded DNA-binding protein, protein MAGINKVILVGNLGKDPEVRHLEGGSSVAHFTLATNDYYKDKTGNRVERTEWHNITAWRGLAEMAEKYLKKGQQIYVEGKLRTRQYQDKDNQTRYITEIVADEISMLGGRPQADGQAGNGQGNEQPAEAQTFRQEPEIDQLPF, encoded by the coding sequence ATGGCTGGCATCAACAAAGTAATTCTGGTAGGCAACCTGGGCAAAGACCCCGAGGTTCGGCATTTGGAAGGCGGCTCGAGCGTAGCTCACTTCACGCTGGCCACCAATGACTACTACAAAGACAAAACCGGCAACCGCGTCGAGCGGACCGAATGGCATAATATCACGGCTTGGCGCGGCCTGGCCGAAATGGCGGAGAAGTACCTTAAGAAAGGTCAGCAGATCTATGTGGAGGGCAAGCTGCGCACCCGGCAATACCAGGACAAGGACAACCAGACGCGCTACATCACCGAGATTGTAGCCGACGAAATTTCCATGTTGGGCGGCCGGCCCCAGGCTGATGGACAGGCAGGCAACGGTCAGGGCAATGAGCAGCCCGCCGAAGCCCAGACCTTCCGCCAGGAGCCCGAAATTGACCAACTGCCTTTCTAG
- the gldD gene encoding gliding motility lipoprotein GldD, with amino-acid sequence MPDSSLLRGLSAVLAFGLLLAGCSSPADYTPKPKGYNRIDLPTATYQQLGPGHPYTFEYSRQAKVLRDSSYLAQPHWINIYYPQLQANVQITYMPIKQDKKLFNKLLEDARKLTAKHQIKASAIDESVIKTPSGLRAAVFELSGEVPSQFQFYTTDSTTHFFRGALYFRSATANDSLAPVIDYVKKDVVHMLNTLKFK; translated from the coding sequence ATGCCTGATTCTTCTCTTTTGCGCGGTCTGAGTGCCGTTCTGGCCTTTGGTCTCCTGCTGGCTGGCTGCTCGTCGCCGGCTGATTATACGCCCAAGCCCAAGGGTTATAACCGGATTGACCTGCCCACTGCTACCTACCAGCAGCTCGGGCCCGGACACCCGTACACATTCGAGTATTCTCGGCAGGCCAAGGTATTGCGGGACTCATCGTATCTGGCCCAGCCGCACTGGATTAATATTTACTATCCCCAGCTGCAGGCCAACGTCCAGATTACTTACATGCCTATCAAGCAGGATAAGAAACTGTTCAACAAACTCCTGGAAGACGCGCGCAAGCTCACGGCCAAGCACCAGATCAAGGCCTCGGCCATCGACGAAAGCGTCATCAAAACCCCTAGCGGCTTGCGAGCAGCAGTTTTTGAGCTCTCGGGGGAGGTACCCAGCCAGTTCCAGTTCTATACCACCGACAGCACTACGCACTTCTTCCGCGGGGCCCTGTACTTCCGCTCGGCTACGGCCAACGACTCTCTGGCCCCGGTTATCGATTACGTGAAGAAGGACGTGGTGCACATGCTCAACACCCTGAAATTCAAGTAG
- a CDS encoding acetyl-CoA C-acyltransferase, producing the protein MNAYIVAGYRTAVGKATRGGFRFTRPDDLAADVIKHLVASVPALDPTRIDDVIVGNAVPEAEQGLQMGRLISLLALPMNVSGLIVNRYCGSGVETIAMAAGKIAAGMADCIVAGGTESMSMVPTVGWKTVPNYNLSKKHPDYYLGMGLTAEAVANDYKISREDQDLFSYNSHQKAIKAIEAGKFKEQIVPITVEETYIDQASGKKKTRSFVVDTDEGPRADTSVEALAKLRPVFAANGTVTAGNSSQTSDGAAFVIVMSERMVKELNLEPIARMVTYATEGIDPRIMGMGPIKAVPKALKQAGMKLDDIDLFELNEAFASQSIAVVRELGIDESKLNVNGGAIALGHPLGCSGAKLSIQLFHELRARGQKYGMVTACVGGGQGVAGIYELLK; encoded by the coding sequence ATGAATGCATATATCGTAGCCGGTTACCGCACTGCCGTTGGTAAAGCCACCCGTGGCGGTTTCCGCTTCACCCGTCCCGACGACTTGGCCGCGGACGTCATCAAACACCTGGTAGCCTCCGTGCCCGCCCTCGACCCCACGCGCATCGACGACGTGATTGTAGGCAACGCCGTGCCGGAAGCTGAGCAGGGCCTGCAGATGGGCCGCCTGATTTCTTTGCTGGCTTTGCCCATGAACGTATCGGGCCTGATTGTAAACCGCTACTGCGGCTCGGGCGTGGAAACCATTGCCATGGCCGCTGGTAAAATTGCCGCCGGCATGGCCGACTGCATCGTGGCCGGTGGTACCGAAAGCATGAGCATGGTGCCCACCGTGGGTTGGAAGACGGTTCCGAACTACAACCTGTCGAAAAAACACCCCGACTACTACCTGGGCATGGGCCTGACGGCCGAAGCTGTAGCCAACGACTACAAAATTTCGCGCGAAGACCAGGACCTATTCTCCTACAACTCCCACCAAAAGGCCATCAAGGCTATTGAGGCCGGCAAGTTCAAGGAGCAGATTGTGCCCATTACCGTCGAGGAAACCTATATTGACCAGGCTTCGGGCAAGAAGAAAACCCGTTCGTTTGTAGTCGATACCGACGAAGGCCCCCGCGCTGATACCTCGGTAGAAGCCTTGGCTAAGCTGCGCCCCGTGTTTGCTGCCAACGGCACCGTTACGGCTGGTAACTCGTCCCAGACTTCCGACGGTGCGGCTTTCGTGATTGTCATGTCGGAGCGCATGGTGAAGGAGCTTAACCTGGAGCCCATTGCCCGCATGGTAACCTACGCTACCGAAGGCATCGACCCGCGCATCATGGGTATGGGCCCGATCAAAGCCGTGCCGAAGGCGCTGAAGCAGGCCGGCATGAAGCTCGACGACATCGACCTGTTTGAGCTCAACGAGGCCTTTGCTTCCCAGTCCATTGCCGTGGTGCGAGAGCTGGGCATCGACGAAAGCAAGCTGAACGTGAATGGCGGTGCTATTGCCCTGGGCCACCCACTGGGCTGCTCGGGCGCCAAGCTCAGCATCCAGCTCTTCCACGAGCTGCGGGCCCGAGGCCAGAAGTATGGCATGGTAACCGCCTGCGTGGGCGGCGGCCAGGGCGTAGCTGGCATCTACGAGCTGCTGAAATAA
- a CDS encoding four helix bundle protein, whose product MVSRHRFRELKIWQKAMLITKLTYQCSAAFPSDERFGLTSQIRRAAVSIPSNIAEGSGRGSTKDFSQFLSIATGSAYELETQLILAAEFGYLDETRLQSVLDELAELQRMLYGFQKSLQPEN is encoded by the coding sequence ATGGTAAGTCGGCATCGTTTTCGGGAGCTGAAGATTTGGCAGAAGGCGATGCTGATTACCAAGTTGACCTACCAGTGTTCTGCAGCTTTCCCAAGTGACGAACGATTTGGTCTGACGTCTCAGATACGCCGGGCAGCAGTTTCTATTCCTTCCAATATTGCAGAAGGGTCAGGTAGAGGCTCAACCAAAGACTTCAGTCAGTTCTTGTCAATTGCTACTGGCTCGGCTTACGAGTTAGAAACCCAGCTCATCTTGGCGGCTGAATTCGGTTATCTTGATGAAACCCGCTTACAGTCAGTACTTGATGAGTTAGCCGAATTGCAACGAATGCTCTACGGCTTCCAGAAAAGTCTTCAACCTGAGAACTAG
- a CDS encoding 50S ribosome-binding protein YggL: MKKRLRKKTHRQEFKEFSWNVSYRLTDDKPDSYLDFSDVLLEQIEAFELIIGGALDDFAATPVKRLSEEQAREKRDQLQQWLQARPEVAEATSSELTDAYYGPFRDQ, from the coding sequence ATGAAAAAACGCCTGCGTAAGAAAACCCACCGCCAGGAATTCAAGGAATTCAGCTGGAACGTGTCCTACCGTCTCACCGACGACAAGCCCGACAGCTACCTGGATTTCTCGGACGTGCTGCTCGAGCAGATTGAAGCCTTTGAGCTGATTATCGGCGGAGCCCTGGATGATTTTGCCGCCACGCCCGTGAAGCGGCTGTCCGAAGAGCAGGCCCGGGAAAAGCGCGACCAGCTCCAGCAGTGGCTGCAGGCCCGGCCCGAAGTAGCCGAGGCTACCAGCTCCGAGCTGACCGACGCCTACTACGGCCCGTTTCGCGACCAGTAA
- a CDS encoding acyl-CoA dehydrogenase family protein, which produces MEVSQKLVKGGEFIIKETDAQDVFTPADFSEEQNMMHQTALDFVEKEVQPLLERLDNHEEGLMRGLMEKAGQLGLFGVSIPEEYGGLNMDFPTSLRVTEGVGGGHSFPVAFAAHTGIAMLPILYFGNDEQKAKYLPGLTSGELMGAYCLTEPGSGSDALGAKTKAILTEDGEHYVLNGQKMWITNGGFADVFVVFAQVDGDKFTGFIVEKGTPGLSLGNEEHKMGIKGSSTRQVFLSDVKVPKSAVLGEIGKGHLIAFNILNIGRIKLAAACLGATKMASTLSIRYANERVQFKMPIAKFGAIKYKLAQQAVRIYAVESAIYRAGMDIARMEQELLSKGQSHNEALLGAAREFAVECAILKVEGSEVLDYVVDEGVQVYGGYGFSADYPMDRAYRDSRINRIFEGTNEINRMLAVDMILKKALKGELDLMGPAQAVQQELMAIPDFNVEEETGLFAAEKKTIAKLKKAILMVAGTAVQKYMNSLAKEQEVLMNIADMAIKVYTAESTILRVEKEAGVKGEEAVAPQIDIARIYLYDTVDQVNKFGKDAIGTMTEGDEQKLLAMGLKRFTKADLYNAKEARRRVADVLIAANEYSF; this is translated from the coding sequence ATGGAAGTATCCCAAAAGCTTGTAAAAGGCGGCGAATTCATCATCAAGGAAACCGACGCCCAAGACGTATTCACCCCCGCCGACTTCTCGGAGGAACAGAACATGATGCACCAGACCGCGCTGGACTTCGTGGAAAAAGAAGTGCAGCCCCTGCTGGAGCGCCTCGACAACCACGAAGAAGGCCTGATGCGCGGCCTGATGGAAAAAGCCGGTCAGCTGGGCCTGTTCGGCGTGAGCATTCCGGAAGAGTACGGCGGACTGAACATGGACTTCCCAACCTCGCTGCGGGTGACGGAAGGCGTGGGCGGCGGCCACTCGTTCCCAGTTGCGTTTGCCGCCCACACCGGCATTGCCATGCTGCCCATTCTGTACTTCGGCAACGACGAGCAGAAAGCCAAGTACCTGCCCGGCCTGACCAGCGGGGAACTGATGGGGGCCTACTGCCTCACCGAGCCCGGCTCGGGCTCCGACGCGCTGGGTGCTAAAACCAAAGCCATTCTGACCGAAGACGGCGAGCATTACGTGCTCAACGGCCAGAAAATGTGGATTACAAACGGTGGTTTCGCCGACGTATTCGTGGTATTCGCCCAGGTGGATGGTGACAAGTTCACCGGCTTCATCGTGGAGAAAGGCACGCCCGGTCTGAGCCTCGGCAACGAGGAGCACAAGATGGGCATCAAAGGCTCGTCGACCCGGCAGGTGTTCCTGTCGGACGTGAAAGTGCCGAAGTCGGCCGTGCTGGGTGAAATCGGCAAGGGTCACCTCATTGCCTTCAACATTCTCAACATTGGCCGCATCAAGCTTGCCGCTGCTTGCTTGGGTGCTACCAAAATGGCTTCGACGCTGAGCATCCGCTACGCTAACGAGCGGGTACAGTTCAAGATGCCGATTGCCAAGTTTGGCGCCATCAAGTACAAGCTGGCCCAGCAGGCCGTGCGGATTTACGCCGTTGAGTCGGCTATCTACCGCGCCGGTATGGACATTGCCCGCATGGAGCAGGAACTGCTCAGCAAAGGTCAGAGCCACAACGAAGCCCTGCTAGGTGCCGCCCGCGAGTTTGCCGTGGAGTGCGCCATTCTGAAAGTAGAAGGCTCGGAAGTACTCGACTACGTAGTAGATGAAGGCGTGCAGGTGTATGGCGGCTACGGCTTCTCGGCCGACTACCCCATGGACCGCGCCTACCGGGATTCGCGCATCAACCGCATCTTCGAGGGCACGAACGAAATCAACCGCATGCTGGCCGTTGACATGATCCTGAAGAAGGCCCTGAAAGGCGAGCTGGACCTGATGGGTCCCGCCCAGGCCGTGCAGCAGGAGCTGATGGCTATTCCGGACTTTAATGTTGAGGAAGAAACCGGCCTGTTCGCTGCCGAGAAAAAGACCATTGCCAAGCTGAAGAAGGCCATCCTAATGGTTGCTGGCACAGCCGTGCAGAAGTACATGAACTCCCTGGCCAAAGAGCAGGAAGTACTGATGAACATTGCCGACATGGCTATCAAGGTCTACACCGCCGAAAGCACCATTCTGCGCGTGGAGAAAGAAGCCGGCGTGAAAGGCGAGGAGGCAGTAGCTCCCCAGATTGACATTGCCCGCATCTACCTCTACGACACCGTAGACCAGGTAAACAAGTTCGGCAAAGACGCCATCGGCACCATGACCGAGGGCGACGAGCAGAAACTGCTGGCCATGGGCCTGAAGCGCTTCACCAAAGCTGACCTCTACAACGCCAAGGAAGCCCGCCGCCGCGTAGCCGACGTGCTGATTGCCGCCAACGAGTACAGCTTTTAG
- the recG gene encoding ATP-dependent DNA helicase RecG produces MSFFNTKIESLRGVGTQRATLLQKELQIFTYGDLIQRYPFRYLDRTQFYKIEDLTEDLPYVQVKGVLRNREVIGEGPKKRIVAKVSDGSAELDLVWFKGVNYLEKVIKNHQEYIVFGKPTVFNGRPQMAHPDLEEVSEAKPGQSYLQPVYNTTEKLKNYHRIDSKAIARMTSDLLKIALPYVQESLSPDLIRQYNLMGKADAYQQIHFPQSTELLQAARFRLKFEELFYVQLKLLRQRDQRKVTLAGQIFKEVPTLVDFYKNHLTFDLTGAQKRVIHDIYKDFCAGKQMNRLLQGDVGSGKTIVAFISMLMAADNGAQSCLMAPTEILADQHYVGLKAYADQLGIKLGKLTGSTRTSERRVLHEQLRDGTMHMLVGTHALLEDVVQFRNLGLTIMDEQHRFGVAQRSKLWQKNPHVIPHVLVMTATPIPRTLAMTLYGDLDVSVIDELPAGRKPIVTVHRYDANRLKVFQFLRDQINLGRQVYIVYPLIEESETMDYKDLTDGYESVARAFPEFEISIVHGRMKAEEKDYEMQRFVKRETQIMVATTVIEVGVNVPNASVMVIESAERFGLSQLHQLRGRVGRGADQSYCILMTGYKLSKDSRIRIETMVRTNNGFEIADIDLKLRGPGDLMGTQQSGVLDLLIADLAKDGRILTESRAAAQQLLSEDPSLSQPQNLNIRRHIESLPATAVNWSRIS; encoded by the coding sequence ATGAGTTTTTTCAATACCAAAATCGAGAGTTTGCGGGGCGTGGGCACCCAACGTGCCACGCTGCTTCAGAAGGAGCTGCAGATCTTCACCTATGGTGATTTGATTCAGCGCTACCCCTTCCGCTACCTGGACCGCACTCAGTTTTATAAGATTGAAGATTTGACCGAGGACTTGCCCTACGTACAGGTAAAGGGCGTATTGCGCAACCGCGAAGTCATCGGCGAAGGCCCCAAAAAGCGCATCGTAGCGAAGGTCTCGGATGGCAGTGCCGAGCTGGACCTGGTCTGGTTTAAAGGCGTAAACTACCTGGAAAAGGTAATTAAGAACCATCAGGAGTACATCGTTTTTGGCAAGCCTACCGTGTTCAACGGCCGGCCCCAGATGGCCCACCCCGACCTGGAGGAGGTCTCGGAAGCTAAGCCCGGCCAGAGCTACCTGCAGCCGGTGTACAACACTACCGAGAAGCTCAAGAACTACCACCGCATCGACAGCAAGGCCATTGCGCGGATGACGAGCGACTTGCTTAAAATCGCGCTGCCCTATGTGCAGGAGTCGTTGTCGCCGGACCTGATCCGGCAGTACAACCTGATGGGCAAGGCTGATGCTTACCAGCAAATTCACTTTCCGCAGAGCACTGAGCTGCTGCAGGCAGCCCGGTTCCGGCTTAAGTTTGAGGAGCTGTTTTACGTGCAGCTCAAGCTGCTGCGCCAGCGCGACCAGCGTAAAGTAACCCTGGCCGGCCAAATCTTTAAGGAAGTCCCGACCCTGGTCGACTTCTACAAAAACCACCTGACCTTTGACCTGACTGGCGCCCAGAAACGGGTTATCCATGACATCTACAAGGATTTTTGTGCCGGCAAGCAGATGAACCGCCTCTTGCAGGGCGACGTAGGCTCGGGTAAAACCATCGTGGCCTTCATCAGCATGCTCATGGCCGCCGACAATGGGGCCCAGAGCTGTTTAATGGCGCCCACCGAAATTCTGGCCGACCAGCACTACGTGGGCCTCAAAGCCTACGCCGACCAGCTCGGCATCAAGCTCGGCAAGCTTACGGGCAGCACCCGTACCTCAGAGCGGCGCGTGTTGCACGAGCAGCTGCGCGACGGGACCATGCACATGCTCGTCGGTACCCACGCTCTGCTGGAAGACGTGGTGCAGTTCCGCAACCTGGGCCTGACCATCATGGACGAACAGCACCGCTTTGGGGTGGCCCAACGCTCGAAGCTATGGCAGAAAAACCCCCACGTGATACCCCACGTGCTGGTTATGACGGCCACGCCGATTCCGCGGACCCTCGCCATGACGCTCTACGGCGACCTAGACGTGTCGGTGATTGACGAGCTGCCAGCGGGCCGCAAGCCCATAGTAACTGTGCACCGCTATGATGCCAACCGGCTGAAGGTATTCCAGTTTCTGCGCGACCAAATCAACCTGGGCCGCCAGGTTTACATCGTGTATCCGCTGATTGAGGAGTCGGAAACGATGGATTATAAGGATTTGACTGACGGCTACGAAAGCGTGGCCCGAGCTTTTCCAGAGTTTGAAATCAGCATCGTGCACGGCCGGATGAAGGCCGAGGAGAAAGATTACGAGATGCAGCGCTTCGTGAAGCGCGAAACTCAGATTATGGTGGCTACCACCGTAATTGAGGTGGGCGTCAACGTGCCCAATGCCTCGGTTATGGTCATTGAAAGCGCCGAGCGGTTTGGTCTTTCCCAGCTTCACCAGCTCCGGGGCCGGGTGGGCCGGGGCGCCGACCAGAGTTACTGCATCCTGATGACGGGCTACAAGCTTAGCAAAGACAGCCGCATCCGCATCGAAACCATGGTGCGGACCAACAACGGCTTCGAAATTGCCGACATCGACCTGAAGCTGCGCGGCCCCGGCGACCTGATGGGCACCCAGCAAAGCGGCGTGCTGGATCTACTCATTGCCGATCTGGCCAAGGACGGTCGTATTCTAACAGAATCAAGAGCCGCTGCTCAGCAACTACTGAGCGAAGACCCGAGCCTGAGCCAACCGCAGAATCTCAATATCCGGCGTCATATTGAGTCGTTGCCTGCTACGGCCGTCAATTGGAGCCGCATCAGCTAA
- a CDS encoding T9SS type A sorting domain-containing protein, protein MTSLALLSGGKLLVAGENNKMFGLAQLTATGQPDLTFGTAGTATTSFTSNSPSFTVQSAQATAPLVQPDGKILVGGQLATMLTTPPISGPRRKACARFQPDGALDNTFGTSGRLLNDANTGSLSTYVNALALQADGKFFSVNYRLNVGGNSEITTIERISAAGTYDNSFVHNYPMTGNETSNTTAGSSKIAYTALVDNAGRLLTAGEHFVSNQNYVGPNGAAIVRYLGTGQPDPAFGTNGITILDRSAGGLRIAWKKMLLQADNKIVVAGLERNDSIAIARFTADGVLDTSFGKKGLLKAATGSTSNAVLGLNLLPTGETLVGLRTATNDCRIFRFSATTPTFTASTISLAGFSPAAMVLQPNGRVIVAGTQTDGSGNKSFGVAGLAYSPTLSSRTPLASSFSLYPNPATQTLTLHLSGLPETQFLKLQVFDLLGREVLTLPATRIVAGEVPIPLQAVRSGSYTLRIQGPDFTVTKQFVRAE, encoded by the coding sequence GTGACCAGCCTTGCGCTGCTGTCCGGCGGTAAACTGCTGGTGGCGGGTGAGAATAACAAGATGTTTGGGCTGGCGCAGCTCACGGCTACCGGTCAGCCAGACCTTACTTTTGGCACTGCCGGTACCGCCACGACTTCTTTCACCAGTAACAGCCCCAGCTTTACGGTACAGTCGGCGCAGGCAACGGCACCCTTGGTACAGCCCGATGGCAAGATCTTGGTCGGAGGCCAGCTTGCCACCATGCTTACCACGCCCCCCATATCTGGTCCCAGAAGGAAAGCTTGTGCCCGCTTTCAGCCTGACGGTGCTCTCGACAACACCTTTGGCACGAGCGGCCGGCTTCTCAATGATGCCAATACGGGCAGCCTAAGCACCTATGTGAATGCACTAGCCTTGCAGGCAGACGGGAAATTCTTTAGTGTCAATTACCGCCTTAACGTTGGTGGCAACTCAGAGATTACTACCATTGAGCGGATATCGGCGGCTGGCACCTACGACAACTCGTTTGTCCACAACTACCCGATGACCGGCAACGAAACCAGTAATACGACAGCAGGAAGTAGTAAAATAGCATATACTGCGCTTGTTGACAACGCTGGCCGCTTGCTCACAGCTGGTGAGCACTTTGTTTCTAACCAGAATTACGTGGGCCCGAATGGGGCCGCTATTGTTCGCTACCTGGGCACTGGCCAACCCGACCCGGCCTTCGGCACCAATGGCATTACTATTCTGGACCGATCGGCGGGCGGCCTAAGAATCGCTTGGAAAAAAATGCTGTTGCAGGCCGACAACAAGATTGTGGTGGCTGGCCTGGAAAGAAATGATAGTATCGCCATAGCCCGCTTTACCGCAGATGGCGTGCTTGATACGTCGTTTGGGAAGAAGGGCCTGCTCAAAGCGGCTACGGGTAGCACCAGCAACGCAGTATTAGGCCTGAACCTGCTGCCTACGGGCGAAACTCTGGTCGGCCTGCGCACGGCTACCAACGACTGCCGTATCTTCCGGTTTTCAGCTACTACCCCCACTTTTACTGCTTCTACCATCTCGCTAGCAGGTTTTAGCCCGGCAGCTATGGTTCTGCAGCCCAATGGTCGGGTAATAGTAGCGGGCACCCAGACCGACGGCAGCGGCAACAAGTCGTTTGGCGTCGCAGGCCTGGCATATTCTCCAACCTTGAGCAGCCGCACTCCGCTGGCTAGCAGCTTTTCCCTGTATCCCAATCCGGCCACTCAGACCTTGACGCTGCACCTCTCCGGGCTGCCGGAAACCCAGTTCCTCAAGCTCCAGGTGTTCGACCTGCTGGGCCGGGAAGTCCTGACCTTGCCAGCCACCCGCATCGTAGCCGGCGAAGTGCCGATTCCCTTGCAGGCCGTACGGTCGGGCAGCTACACTCTCCGCATTCAGGGGCCCGATTTCACCGTCACCAAGCAGTTCGTCCGGGCCGAATAG